Proteins from a genomic interval of Flavobacteriales bacterium:
- a CDS encoding four helix bundle protein, which yields METKTYITLKDLEVYQLSRQLSALAWEIYSKLNYEEKKIMGDQFIRSIDSVGANISEGYARYHYLDKVRFYHISRGSLSEACQHWAELMIERKVIDQAIFNSIQEVYKSLEVKLNNFISSTLKTKAQK from the coding sequence ATGGAAACAAAAACATATATCACACTTAAAGATCTGGAGGTTTATCAATTATCGAGACAACTTTCAGCTTTAGCCTGGGAAATATATTCCAAACTGAATTATGAGGAAAAGAAAATTATGGGAGATCAGTTCATTCGCTCGATTGATTCGGTAGGAGCTAATATTTCAGAAGGATATGCTCGTTACCATTATCTTGATAAAGTAAGGTTTTATCATATATCAAGAGGATCTCTTTCAGAAGCCTGTCAGCATTGGGCAGAATTGATGATCGAAAGAAAGGTTATCGATCAGGCCATATTCAACTCTATACAAGAAGTATACAAATCTCTGGAAGTAAAACTGAACAACTTTATTTCTTCCACATTGAAAACCAAAGCACAGAAATGA